The following is a genomic window from Collimonas fungivorans Ter331.
CGCGGTGGGAATCACGGTGACCTTGCCGGCGGCTTCCAGCGCGACCAGGGTTTCGGTCGCAATCGCTTCGATTTCCGGCACCACCAGGTCAGGTTGCTCTAGCGCAATCAGCGCTTCCAGCGCGGCGCCGTCGGCCATGTTGATCACGTGCGAACGGTGCGCGACCTGGTGGCCGGGGGCGTTCGGGTAGCGGTCGACGGCGATCACTTCGACGCCCAGCCGCTGCAGCGAGATGATGACTTCCTTGCCGAGTTCGCCGGAGCCCAGCAGCATGACTTTGGTGGCGGAAGGGGAGAGCGGAGTGCCGAGTGTGGTTGGTGTCTTCATATTGGAAAGGAGTTGCAGCGCCCGGTTGCCCTGCGCCGCGAATGTGCGTTAGTCGTTGATCGGTGAGGTGGGTGAAGGCGGTAAAAAATTCGTAAAGAGGATATTTTATCGTTGGCCAACGCCTGACAATAGCAAATATCAAGGCGCAAGGACAGTTGGCAAAATGAAAAAAGCCGCCAGAATCATCCGGCGGCTCGTCTTGCGCTGCTCAGGCATAGCCGTAAGCATATGCCATATCTTTCATTAGCGCTCGGCTTGGTAGATATCGTAGTCCTTGGTTTCCTTGACAAACAGCATGCCGATCACGAAGGTGGCGATGGCGATGACGATCGGATACCACAGGCCGTAGTAGATATCGCCCTTGAACGCCACCAGGGCGAAGGCGGTGGTCGGCAGCAAACCGCCGAACCAGCCGTTGCCGATGTGGTAAGGCATGGACATCGAGGTATAGCGGATGCGGGTAGGGAACATTTCCACCAGCATCGCCGCGATCGGGCCGTAGACCATGGTCACGTAGATCACCAGGATGAACAGCAGCAGCAGCACCATCGGCTTGTTCATCTGTTCCGGATCGGCCTTGCTTGGATAACCCGCGCCCTTGATGTCGCCGGCCAGTTCAGCCGAGAACGCCTTGTCCTTGGCGGCGGCGTCTTCTTTCGACAGGCCTTTGGCGTCATACGACGTCAGGACCTTTTCGCCGATCTTGATGGTGGCCACCGAACCGGGAGCGCCAACGACGTTCTCGTAGTTCACCGAGGCTGCCGACAGCTTGGCTTTGGCGATGTCGCAGGACGATGTGAACTTCTTGGTGCCGGTAGGATTGAACTGGAACTGGCAGGTGGCCGGATCGGCGGTGACGATCACCGGTGCATTTTTCAGCGCGGCTTCCAGCGCCGGATTGGCGTAGTGGGTCAGGCCGGAAAAGATCGGGAAGTAGGTCAGCGCTGCGATCAGGCAGCCGGCCATGATGATAGGCTTGCGGCCGATCTTGTCGGACAGCGTGCCGAAGACCACGAAGAACGGGGTGGCCAGCAGCAGGGCCAGGGCGATCAGGATGTTGGCGGTCGACATGTCCACCTTCAGCGATTGCGTCAGGAAGAACAGCGCATAGAACTGGCCGGTGTACCAGACCACGGCCTGGCCGGCGGTCAGGCCGATCAGGGCCAGGATCACCAGCTTCAGGTTTTTCCATTGGCCGAAGGCTTCCGTCAGCGGCGCCTTGGAGGTCTTGCCTTCAGCCTTCATCTTGGCGAAAGCCGGCGATTCGTTCATCGACAGGCGGATCCAGACCGATACTGCCAGCAACACGATCGAGACCAGGAAAGGAATGCGCCAGCCCCATGACGAAAACGCTTCTTCGCCGACGGCGCTGCGTACGCCCAGGATCACCAGCAGCGACAGGAACAGGCCCAGCGTCGCGGTAGTCTGGATCCATGAGGTGAATGCGCCGCGCTTGTCGTCCGGCGCATGCTCGGCGACGTAGGTCGCCGCGCCGCCGTACTCGCCGCCCAGCGCCAGGCCTTGCAGGATGCGCAGGGTGATCAGGATGATGGGAGCGGCAATGCCGATCGTGGCGTAGTTCGGCAGGATGCCGACGATGAAGGTCGAGGCGCCCATGATCAGGATCGTCACCAGGAAGGTGAACTTGCGGCCGATCATGTCGCCCAGGCGGCCAAATACCAGCGCGCCGAAGGGACGCACGATAAAGCCCGCGGCAAACGCCAGCAATGCAAAGATGAAGCCGGTATTGGGATCGGTGCCGGAGAAGAACTGCTTGGCGATGATGGCCGCAAGCGAACCATACAGGTAAAAGTCATACCATTCGAATACGGTGCCCAGCGACGAGGCAAAGATGACTTTGCGCTCCTCCGGTGTGATGCCTCGTGCAGCAGGTTTAAGCCCGCCAGCGGTAGGTTGTGTTGTGGCCATGCCGGTCTCCTTGATTATTTATATTTGGTACAGCTGAATTGGAGTGTGCAGGCGAAACCTTACGCGGGACTTGCTTGAAACTTACGAGAAACTTACGCGGGAGAAATGCCGGGAAGGAGAAGTTGCTACCTGTCAACATTGACAGCTATGCGAAAATTCTGGAAGCGCTACAATGGCTACGTCTTCTACAACTCTCCCCGAGTTTGGATTCAGCCCGTGGCCGCAAGGTTTCACGGGCTTTTTTTCGGCTGTCGGCATGGATAAAACCGGCAGTTGTCATGGGGCAGTCATGCCGCTGTCATGTTAGGCGGGTAGGATACGAGGTGTTGATTTAGTGCTCACTTATAAAGCCCGGCCAAGGTTTTTCGACAAGTGTCTTGCCATCAGCAGGTTGGCCGGTAGCCTCGATCACCGGCACCAATTTTGTTGCATCCCGATCAACCCGCCGCCGTAAGGTGTTCGGGTTTTTCGTTTTCCGGCCGTTATAATGTTTTATCCACGGTCCACCGCCGTTTACCCCGGAAAACCATGCAAATTCCAGCAGATGATTTGACCGAGATTGTTTTGCCGGAAATGCCCGAGTCCATTTTCCGGGCCGGTTTGCGTTATTCGGTCGACGCCGGGCAGCTGGACCGGCTGCGGGCCAGCGGCATTGTCTTGCCCGACACCCTGGCGCGAGCTGTGCTGAAACGCCAGGTGGAGTTCGCCGCCGGCAGGTTCTGCGCCCGCGAGGCGCTGCAGAAGCTCGGCCACCACGGCGCGGCGACGCTCGCCATCGGCCAGCATCGGGCGCCGCTGTGGCCCGCCGGCTCCCTGGGCTCGATCAGCCACGGCGATGGCCTGGCAATTGCTGTGGCCACCAGCAGCCGCGAATGGCGCGGGTTGGGCATCGATATTGAGCGGATGCTCACCAACGAAGCGGCGCAACCGCTGCATGAACACCTGATGAAAGCGCCGGAACTAGCCGTCGGCGAGGCAGCCGGCTTGTCCCTCGGCGATTGGCTGAGCCTGGTCTTTTCGGCCAAGGAAAGCCTGTTCAAGGCGCTCTATCCTTTTGTCGGGCGCTATTTCGATTTCCTGGATGCCGAAGTGTGCGAATTGCAAGAACAGCAATCCAGCCTCACGTTAAGGCTGGCGGCAACCTTGTCGCCATCATGCGTCAAAGGCAGCTTGTACAGCATCGGCTACAGTTATTTTTCCGGCAATGTAGCGACGCTGTGCCTGTTCTGACCTTAGCGTCAATTGGCGCCAGGCACTGGATATTTGCGAGGCGGCATCTATAATAAAAAGTCTTCTGGAGGGTTTTATGAAGGCTGCCAAGATCATCGAGATGTGGGGTAGGGCAAGTCGCCAGGTACCGCTCACCAGCGACGACGATATCGTACAGATGTTTGCCAACGAAATCGCAAAATTGTCTTACAAGCTGACAGAGGAAGAACTGTACCGGCTGATCGCGGTGGGAGCGCTGGTTTACCAGCGCGGTTTCCGCGAATTCGACGGCAACATCATGGCGGACCTGCTGATCAGGACCTTGCGCGACGGTGGCCGAGCGTAGAGCGGATCCGGTTCCGCTCCATTCCCGTTTCTCCAATAAAAAAGCCTGCTTCCTCACCGGTCGCAGGCTTTCAGAATGTTGGCTAAAGCTTTGACGGGGTGCCTAGACGGGGTCGCTTAGACCCGTACGATTTTTTCGCCGGTCTGGTCAATCACGAATTTTCCTTCCGCATACGGAGTCAGCGCACGTCCGTCCGCCAGCTTGTAGATTTCACGTCCCGGCAAGGAAGCGACGGTGCCGTTTGCAGCAGCTCTTTCAATCGAGTCTTTGTAGCACTCGACATGATAGGCGTTCCCTGTTTCTTTGCCTTTGGCGTCGAATTTTTCTGTTAAATCCATAAAATGTCTCCTTGTGCGCGAGGTTGGAATACCTGCGGTCACGATACCAGATTTTATTTAACGATTGTAGTAATCAATGCATTCGTCCGGCATCGCGCCTGCCCGCCTGGCCGCTATCCATTGCCGCTATCCTCCGCGGCGCGTACCATGAGGGTCGCAGCAAGGCAAATTCTACAGAGGAAGCAGTAATGAACGACGGTTTGACAAGAGATGAATACGACGCCCTGGAACAGATCCGCAAGGGCGCGCACGGCAGGGTGACTGCCTGCGTGGCAAGGAACACCAAGCGCCTGGCCGGACTCAAGTACATTGCATATGAAAAGAACGGCGGCCTGTCATTGACCGAGAAAGGGCAGCAGACTCTGTTCATCAGGAATTGCATTGAAGGCCTGCGCGCCGTGGCCAGCGATCCTGGCGCCAAGCTGGCGGCAGACGTCGCCATGTTCCTTGGGAAAAAAGGGCATGTCAGCGCCCGGCCTGCCGGCGACGGTTACGATATCACCGAAAAAGGGCGCGAATCCCTGGCGGATATTGATTCTTCGGCTACTTGAACGGCCATAAGGCGGCCGCCAACGTTATGCCCGGAGTATCAAGCTTGTGCGCTTAGTAAAAAGTCATATAAATCAAACACTTGATTAAAATCTTTGCAGGTTATCCACAGGACTGTCCACAATTTCTGTGGGTAACTTTGAGCGATGGCTTATTTGCCTTCCGGGCTGAATCATCATGAATCCACGGAGAACACCATGCCCATGCTGAACATAGGCCTTTTAGGCTACGGCTTTGCCGGCGCCACCTTCCATGCGCCGCTGATCGGGCACTCGGGCCGCACCGCGCTCAGTGCGATCGCCAGCAGCCAGGCCGAGGCCGCCGCCCAAGCCTGGCCGGAAGCGCGCATCGTTGCCGGTCTCGACGCTTTGCTGGCCGATGACGGACTCGACTGCATCGTGATCGCAACGCCGAACGACACCCATTTTGAATTCGCGCGGCGCACGCTGGCTGCCGGCAAGCATGTGGTGGTCGACAAGCCGGTCACCCTGAGCGCGGAAGAGGCGCGCATCCTGGCGCGCACGGCCGCCGACAGCAAGCTGTTGCTGGCGCCGTTCCATAACCGGCGCTGGGACGGCGATTTTCGCACCGTGCAGGCGCTGATCGCCAGCGGCCGGCTTGGCCACATCACGCATTTCGAGTCGCATTTCGACCGGTTCCGGCCTGCGGTGCGGCAACGCTGGCGCGAGGACGCGTCAAACGGCGGCGGCCTGCTGTACGACCTTGGACCGCACCTGGTCGACCAGGCGCTGACATTGTTCGGCGCCCCGCAAAACGTCAGCGCGACTATCGGCACCTACCGCGAACAGGCCAAGGCCGATGACTATGTCCATCTGCAATTGGGGTATGCGGACAAGCAGGTGGTATTGCACGCCAGCGCCCTGAGCGCGCTCGAAGCACCGCGTTTCACCATCCACGGCCGCCGCGGCAGCTATCTGAAAACCGGGCTCGACAGCCAGGAAGACCAGCTCAAGGCCGGTTTGCGCCCCGGGCAGCCGGGCTGGGCCAAAAACCCGCCGGGCCTGATCCGGGAAGTTGAGGGCGAGCTTGACCTGCGTGGCGAACTGAGCACTCTGGATGGCGCTTATGTGGAATTCTATCGGGCGCTGGCTGCCTCGATCCAGGATGGCGCGCCGTTTCCGGTTACTGCTGATGCCGCGGTCGGCGTTGCCGAAATCCTCGAACTGGCGCGCCAAAGTAACGGGGAAGGCCGCCGCCTGCCTTATGCGGCGACTGGATGGTAACGCTATCATCCGGGTGAATAACTGTTATGCGTTAAATAAATTGGCTGTCCTTGGGCCGGGTCTATATAGTTGTACCTGTCTCCTCCAACACCTCCCAAGGTTTGGATTCAAGCCCGCGCCGCAAGGTCTCGCGGGCTTTTTTTTGCCTGTGGGATTTGCGGTAAATGCGCAGCCTTCGGCTTTCGCTTGCATTTCCTGAAAGATCTGTGTATAATTCAGAAATTGCCTGTCGCACATGACGAAGTTTAAAGCGAATTCAAAGCGATCCGGGCCAATACAAGAGTAGATTCATTACACGTCGGAGCCACTTTCCAGATAGGACTGGGTTTCGGGAATCTTCTCCTGTATTGAAGAATATGAAAACCTGCTTACCTCACGGTCGCAGGTTTTTTTGCGTTTTGATACCGTATTTTTACTATATTGCGGTGCGCCATATTTCGCTTTATAGTGGATTCGTCTCCTCCAACCCCCTATGGTTTGGATTCAGCCCGCGCCGCAAGGCTCTGCGGGCTTTTTTTTGCCTGTCGGAAAAGAGAAATCAAGCCAGGGGCTTGGCCCCGGCCGGTGATTTGTTGTCAGGCAGTGACGTTGAGTGAGATTAACTATCACACGTCCCCGCTGTCTGCGGACCTCACTGGTGCGGCTTGATCGTCCGGCTGCGCTGCAATCGGGCGTCGGAACGGGCATTGCGGTTGTAGCTCGACAGGAAACCGCGTGTCTTGAGTTCCTTGTGCAGCAGGAAAGCGGCGAGCAGGGCGGCAAAAGTGATGGAGGCGAGGATGATTAGCATTTTTTGTCTATCTTTCGAGTGATGCCCGATAGCAGCAAAATTCGCGCCAGCTATGCCGTTTCAGCTATCCTGGTGCGCCATCAGGGTATCCAGCAGCCAGCCGCCGGCCGGCCCCAGCCCGCGCTGGCGCGACCATACGGCGTCGACCTGTATGCTTTTCGGCCAGCCGCGCACCTGCAATTCGAGCAGGCTGCCGGCGGCAAAACGCTTGGCCATCCAATGCGGCAGTTCGGCCCAGCCAAAACCCAGTTCCGTCATTTCCAGCAGCAGCAGGTAGCTGGAGGCGGTCCAGCATTTGCCGCGCCGGCGCTGCACAGCATCGTCGGCAAAGGTGCTCAGGCGCAGTTCGCGCGCCGCATGCAGCATCTCGGTCGAGATATGCCTGGCTTTCGCCAGCGGGTGCTGCTTGCCGACATACAGGCCGATCGCCGAACGGTCCGGCACCGATTCAAAGCCGATATCCGGCGGATAATCCGCTTGCGCCGCCACCAGTCCCAGGTTGGCGCGTCCTTCCTGCACCAAAGACACCACGTCGTTACGCTCCGCAATCATGCATTCCAGCTCCAGCTCGGGATAGCGCTGTTCGAAACTGGTGAGGATATGCTCGAAGCGGTCCGACTGGTAGGTGTCGGACAGCACCAGCGTCAGTTGCGGCTCCAGTCCGCCCGCCAGCCGGTGCGCCGATCGTTGCAGCCGGTCGGCGGCCTCCATCACCTGCTGCGCGTGGACCAGCATGGCCCGGCCTTGTTCGGTCAGCGTCGGGCGGCGGGTGCTGCGATCGAACAAGGTCAATCCAAGGTCGATTTCCAGGTTGGCGATCGCTTCGCTGACGGTGGATTGCTGTTTGCCCAGTTTGCGCGCTGCGGCGGAAAACGAACCCAGCGTGGCGGCTTCGGCAAACATGAAGAGCGTTTCCAGCGAATGGCGCATGGCTTTCCTATATATCGGTTTATCCGATGGTTATCAGTTTTATAGTATCAGGAAAGTCGAAGAAAATAACCCCATCGGATCTTTCTGAGCAATGGAGGTTATATGAATGCGAATAAAACATGGCGCGAGCGTGCCGTCCACGCGCTGATTTTCGAGGTGCTGGCGGTGGCGCTGACCGCGCCGGTATTGTCGTGGGTGATGAAGATGCCGATGGCGCACGCAGGTTTGCTGACGCTGATGATCTCGCTGGTGGCGATGACCTGGAACATGATTTTCAACAGCCTGTTCGACCGCATCGAGCGCCATTGGCGCCTGGTCCGCACCATGGCCATGCGCATGGTGCACGCCACCGCGTTCGAAGCCGGACTGGTGGCGATCGTGGTGCCGCTGGTGGCGTGGTGGCTGGACATGAGCCTGCTCGATGCGCTGATCCTCGACATCGGCTTGCTGCTTTTTTTCCTGCCTTACACCTTTGTCTTCAACCTGGCGTACGACAAGCTGCGCGCTACCCTGTTGAAGAAGCGCATATTTGCCGGCTCGTGACTATCCATCGCATGCAGGTAATGCATGCGGTGGAACAAAAGCAGGGCCTTGGAATTACTGGAAGTAGCCGCTGCCGATAACCAGCGGCTTGCCGACGATACCGGCGCTGATCAGACGCCGTGCGACGCCTTCGATTTTGGTCTGGAACGCCCGGTAGGTGCCGAGCAAATCGAGCTTGGGGTCTTTCGAATGCGACAGGTCCGAGAGTGTGGTTGCCGGCACCAGGCATTGATACTGCTGGAATTCGACCGTCACCGAAAACAGGATGCCGGCATTGGTCAGGCGAGGTGCGGCAAGTACGTTGTCCATCATGGTCTCCACGATAATACGGTTGCGCAGAGTCAGACGGGATCGATAGGGCAGACTATCTGGCTGCTTATCCATGATGCCCGGAAACCTGCCGGCTGGCAAGGACAATACGGGGTTGCAGGCTGCAGCTGGAGAGGCTGCCGGATCAGTGCGCCATGCAGTAGCCATCCAGCTCCAGCAACAGCTGCTGTTTAGCGGCTGCCGGCAGGAATGTAGCTTCGAACGCATTCCGCGCCAGCATCACCAGCTCGGTGCGGCTCAAGCGCAGCGACGCCGCCACCGCCAGGAAATTGGCGTTCATGTAGCCGCCGAAATAGGCCGGATCGTCGGAGTTGACGGTGACCGCCAGGCCGGCGTGCAGCATGCGCGCCAGATTGTGCTTGCGCATGTCGTCCACCACGCACAGCTTGAGGTTGGACAGCGGGCACACCGTCAGCGGAATGCGCTGCTGCGCCAGCCGCTTCATCAGGGCCGGATCTTCCTCGCTGCGCACGCCATGGTCGATACGCTCCACATGCAATACATCAAGGGCGTCCCTGACGTACTCCGGCGGACCTTCTTCGCCGGCATGGGCCACCAGGTGGAAACCGAGTTCGCGGCAGCGCGCGAAGACGCGGGCGAATTTTTCCGGCGGATTGCCGCGTTCAGCCGAATCCAGGCCTATGCCTATCCACAGGTCGCGATACTGGGCGCGCAAGGGCAGCGCTTGCTCCAGCGTGGCGAACGCTTCTTCTTCCGACAAGTGGCGCAGGAAGGACATGATCATGGCGCTGCTGAAACCGTGCCTGTCGCGCGCTTCGCGCAGGGCGCGGGCGATGCCGGCGAATACGACGTCGATGCCGATGCCGCGTTCGGTATGGGTTTGCGGATCGAAGAAAATCTCGGAGTGGCGCACATTGTCTGCCCGTGAGCGGGCAATGTAGGCCATCGTCATGTCGTAGAAATCCTGTTCAGTCTGCAGCACGGCGGCGCCGGCGTAATACAGGTCGAGAAACGATTGCAGGTCGGTGAAGGCGTAGGCGGCGCGCAGCTCTTCTACCGAGGCGTAGGGCAGTTCGACATTATTGCGTTGCGCCAGCGCGAACAGCAATTCAGGTTCCAGCGTGCCTTCGATATGCAGGTGCAATTCCGCTTTCGGCAAACCTTCGATGAAGGAGATCAGGTCGGCAGCGAGCGGCGGGGTGGTGCTGATTGAATTCATGAGTACGTCCATGGTTAACGGGAGAAAATCAGGAGAAAATCAGGAGCCAATCCTCAATTTTACAGAATTGCGATACAGCCCCCTCCGTTTACCAATTTCCGGTCAACTTTTCTTCAATGCGATGCCCCCAGAAACTGCTGCAGTTCGATGGTCTTGGGGTTGGCGAAAATTTCTTCCGGCGGCCCGATTTCATGCACTTTCCCTTGGTGCATGAACACCACGCGATCGCAGACTTCGCGCGCAAACCGCATTTCATGGGTCACCATCAGCAAGGTCATGCCTTCCTCCGCCAGCCCGCGCACCACCGCCAATACTTCGTTCACCAGTTCCGGGTCGAGCGCAGAGGTGATTTCATCGCACAGCAGGGCTTGCGGCTGCATCGTCAATGCGCGTGCGATCGCCACCCGCTGCTGCTGGCCGCCGGACAGCTGGTCAGGATAGGCGTCGAATTTTTCCGCCAGGCCGACCCGCGCCAGGTTCTCCTGCGC
Proteins encoded in this region:
- a CDS encoding adenosine deaminase; translated protein: MNSISTTPPLAADLISFIEGLPKAELHLHIEGTLEPELLFALAQRNNVELPYASVEELRAAYAFTDLQSFLDLYYAGAAVLQTEQDFYDMTMAYIARSRADNVRHSEIFFDPQTHTERGIGIDVVFAGIARALREARDRHGFSSAMIMSFLRHLSEEEAFATLEQALPLRAQYRDLWIGIGLDSAERGNPPEKFARVFARCRELGFHLVAHAGEEGPPEYVRDALDVLHVERIDHGVRSEEDPALMKRLAQQRIPLTVCPLSNLKLCVVDDMRKHNLARMLHAGLAVTVNSDDPAYFGGYMNANFLAVAASLRLSRTELVMLARNAFEATFLPAAAKQQLLLELDGYCMAH
- a CDS encoding oxidoreductase, which codes for MPMLNIGLLGYGFAGATFHAPLIGHSGRTALSAIASSQAEAAAQAWPEARIVAGLDALLADDGLDCIVIATPNDTHFEFARRTLAAGKHVVVDKPVTLSAEEARILARTAADSKLLLAPFHNRRWDGDFRTVQALIASGRLGHITHFESHFDRFRPAVRQRWREDASNGGGLLYDLGPHLVDQALTLFGAPQNVSATIGTYREQAKADDYVHLQLGYADKQVVLHASALSALEAPRFTIHGRRGSYLKTGLDSQEDQLKAGLRPGQPGWAKNPPGLIREVEGELDLRGELSTLDGAYVEFYRALAASIQDGAPFPVTADAAVGVAEILELARQSNGEGRRLPYAATGW
- a CDS encoding amino acid ABC transporter ATP-binding protein, yielding MPLIAIDNVKKSFGDNQVLKGIRLDVEAGEVIAIIGKSGSGKSTLLRCINGLESIDEGNISVAGAHLGKTELELRALRLKVGMIFQQFNLFPHLTVGRNVMLSPMIVKGSTESEARKSAQENLARVGLAEKFDAYPDQLSGGQQQRVAIARALTMQPQALLCDEITSALDPELVNEVLAVVRGLAEEGMTLLMVTHEMRFAREVCDRVVFMHQGKVHEIGPPEEIFANPKTIELQQFLGASH
- a CDS encoding MFS transporter; the protein is MATTQPTAGGLKPAARGITPEERKVIFASSLGTVFEWYDFYLYGSLAAIIAKQFFSGTDPNTGFIFALLAFAAGFIVRPFGALVFGRLGDMIGRKFTFLVTILIMGASTFIVGILPNYATIGIAAPIILITLRILQGLALGGEYGGAATYVAEHAPDDKRGAFTSWIQTTATLGLFLSLLVILGVRSAVGEEAFSSWGWRIPFLVSIVLLAVSVWIRLSMNESPAFAKMKAEGKTSKAPLTEAFGQWKNLKLVILALIGLTAGQAVVWYTGQFYALFFLTQSLKVDMSTANILIALALLLATPFFVVFGTLSDKIGRKPIIMAGCLIAALTYFPIFSGLTHYANPALEAALKNAPVIVTADPATCQFQFNPTGTKKFTSSCDIAKAKLSAASVNYENVVGAPGSVATIKIGEKVLTSYDAKGLSKEDAAAKDKAFSAELAGDIKGAGYPSKADPEQMNKPMVLLLLFILVIYVTMVYGPIAAMLVEMFPTRIRYTSMSMPYHIGNGWFGGLLPTTAFALVAFKGDIYYGLWYPIVIAIATFVIGMLFVKETKDYDIYQAER
- a CDS encoding multidrug/biocide efflux PACE transporter; this translates as MNANKTWRERAVHALIFEVLAVALTAPVLSWVMKMPMAHAGLLTLMISLVAMTWNMIFNSLFDRIERHWRLVRTMAMRMVHATAFEAGLVAIVVPLVAWWLDMSLLDALILDIGLLLFFLPYTFVFNLAYDKLRATLLKKRIFAGS
- a CDS encoding 4'-phosphopantetheinyl transferase family protein; its protein translation is MQIPADDLTEIVLPEMPESIFRAGLRYSVDAGQLDRLRASGIVLPDTLARAVLKRQVEFAAGRFCAREALQKLGHHGAATLAIGQHRAPLWPAGSLGSISHGDGLAIAVATSSREWRGLGIDIERMLTNEAAQPLHEHLMKAPELAVGEAAGLSLGDWLSLVFSAKESLFKALYPFVGRYFDFLDAEVCELQEQQSSLTLRLAATLSPSCVKGSLYSIGYSYFSGNVATLCLF
- a CDS encoding DUF1488 family protein — its product is MMDNVLAAPRLTNAGILFSVTVEFQQYQCLVPATTLSDLSHSKDPKLDLLGTYRAFQTKIEGVARRLISAGIVGKPLVIGSGYFQ
- a CDS encoding LysR family transcriptional regulator; this encodes MRHSLETLFMFAEAATLGSFSAAARKLGKQQSTVSEAIANLEIDLGLTLFDRSTRRPTLTEQGRAMLVHAQQVMEAADRLQRSAHRLAGGLEPQLTLVLSDTYQSDRFEHILTSFEQRYPELELECMIAERNDVVSLVQEGRANLGLVAAQADYPPDIGFESVPDRSAIGLYVGKQHPLAKARHISTEMLHAARELRLSTFADDAVQRRRGKCWTASSYLLLLEMTELGFGWAELPHWMAKRFAAGSLLELQVRGWPKSIQVDAVWSRQRGLGPAGGWLLDTLMAHQDS